The Synechococcus sp. CC9605 sequence CTGCTGGATCCAAGACAGCGTTGTTGGTGTCGACCTAACCAGCCAGACCATCGAATTGGCCTCCGGAGACCGCTTGGGGTGGTCACAACTGGTGCTGGCAACGGGCTCGAAAGGCAATGATTTCGGCATTCCAGGCGTCAAGGAGCACAGCTCCGGCTTCCGTGACCTCAGCGATGTGAGCCGCCTCAAGCAATGGCTGAACAACCTGCACCAGCAACGGGGTGAAGCGGCCGGACTGATTATTGTTGGCGCGGGACCCACCGGCGTGGAGCTGGCCTGCAAGCTGACGGATCTGATCGACGGTGCTGCCAGCGTTCGACTGGTGGAGATGGGCGATGAAATCCTTCCCGGCAGCACAGCCTTCAATCGTGAGCGGGCCCAGGCCGCGCTGGAACGCAAAGGGGTGGTGGTCCAACTCAACACCAGCGTGAGCGAAGTGAAATCCAGCACCGCGGTTCTTGCCGATGGTGCTGTTCTGCCTCACGCAGGTTTGGTCTGGACCGCAGGAAGCAGCCCCTCCATCCCCCCCATCTCACCCACACCTGTACTGGAACGGGGGCGTCTGGCCATTGACGATGACCTGCGCCTGGTGAGCAGCGCCAACACATTCGCCCTCGGGGATCTCTCAGCCCGGCCTGGTAGCCCTTGGCCCGCTAGCGCCCAGGTGGCGATGCAACAGGGCGATGCCACTGCCGCAGCCATCGCGACGTTGCGCATGGACCAAGAACCACAACCCTTTGAATTCGAGGACCGAGGCGAAATGCTCAGCCTCGGTGTCGGTGACGCCACCCTCACGGGCATGGGGCTCACCTTGGCTGGCCCCTTGGCCTTCCAGTTGCGACGAGCCACCTACCTCACCCGTCTGCCAGGGCTCTCCCTGGGTCTGCGCTCGGCAGGCGCCTGGTTGCTGAACCGTTGAAGCAATCCCACCTCGGCGGGCGTTGCCGTGGTCTGCGCCCAAGCCAGCAACGGCAACTGGAGCGATTAAGCCATCGCCGCCATCCTGAAGACTGCGGCGCCGATCTGCTGAGCCTCGAACGCTTGGCAGACCTGGTGCTTGATCTGGAGATGCCACTGCATCTGGTGCTGGACGGCCGTGGTCTCTGCCGCCTGCTCTGGCTGGGGCCTCTCACCGGCAGCGATTCGCTGCTGCAGCATCTGCCGGCAACCCCGCGACGGAGCAGCGGGGGATGGCGACTGATCAGCTGCCCTTTCGCTCGCAAAGGGCTGCCCCACGATCCCCGCGACGCTGTGGTCGCCCTCGACATCGCTCCTCGACACTGGCTGCGCTTTGCACCGTGCCCAGCCGCCGATGGAGCTCGCCCTGCCGAGCTCCTGATCCCGGACCCGTCGCAAGCCGATGGCTGGAGGCCGTTTGAACAGGGCGACCTTCGGAACCTTTGTCTCCTCACGCCAGACGAACCCCAACCGCAGAACAGCAGCGCTGCGGCCGGAGACGAGCGGGTGCTTCTGCTCACGCTGATCAGTGGCGATGAACGGCGCGACCAGCGGGATCTGGCTGAGCTAGAAGGCCTGGTGCGCAGTGCCGGTGCCGAACCGGTGGCCCGGACCAGCCAGCGCCGGGGCCAAACCAATCCCCAGACGATCTGGGGCTCCGGGAAACTTCAGGAAGCGGCCCTCGAGATCCGCCGCTGCCAGGCCTCCCTCGTCATTACCGACCGGGAGCTCACCCCCGTACAGGCCCGCAATCTGGAGCGGCTGCTCAGCTGCCCGGTCTCCGACCGCAGTGAGTTGATCCTCGACATCTTTGCCCAGCGGGCCGGCAGTGCGGCAGGGCGGCTTCAGGTGGAACTGGCTCAACTGCGCTATCGGTTGCCGCGCCTGCTGGGACGGGGCAGCAGCCTGTCGCGTCAGGGCGGCGGCATCGGCACGCGCGGCCCAGGAGAAACCCAGCTGGAAAAAGACCGAAGGGCCATCAGCCGACGCATCGAACGACTGCTTCGCGATCAACGCCAACTTCAATCCCACCGCAGCCGCTTACGGGATCAACGGCGTGGTCTGCCGCGGGTGGCGCTTGTGGGCTACACGAATGCAGGAAAATCAAGCCTGCTCAATGCCTTGTGCGGCAAACGGGCCAGTGACCGCGTGCTGGCGGAGAACAAGTTGTTCGCCACCCTGGACCCCACCACCCGCAAACTCGACCTGCCCTGCCCTGGGACACGCCCTCAACGTCTGCTGCTCACCGACACGGTGGGGTTCATCCGCGATCTTCCCGCCCCACTGGTGGAAGCCTTCCGCGCGACGCTGGAGGAAGCACTGGACGCCGATGTGCTGCTGCTGGTGGTGGACCTTGCTGACCCCGACTGGGAAGGCCACTTGGACACGGTGCATCGCCTGCTTGATGACCTTGGCAGCACCGCCCTGCGCCGGGTGATCGCCAATCAGATCGACCGCTGTGAGGCGACTGCGATCGAGACGATTCACCAGCGGGATCCCGATGCCCTGTTTCTCTCGGCCGTGCGGGGGGATGGGCTACAGGGCCTACAGCAGTGGTTGCGCGAGCAATTTTTTGATCCCGGGGCAGAATCGCCGCAATTGACGACCGGCGACTCGCCGCCATGGCCGAGCTGAGCAGCGCTCTTCAGAACCCTCAGGCGTTGATCACCCTGGCCGTCTTGGGTCTGGCGGTGGTGCTGTTAATCACCGGAGTGATTGCCCCGGAGCTCACCGGGTTGCTCAGCCTGAGCCTTCTGATCGCCACCGGGGTGCTCAATCCCCAGGAGGCCCTGGCGGGGTTCGGCAGTCCTGCACTGATCACCCTTCTGGGCCTGTTTCCGGTCTCCGCAGCCCTGTTCAAAAGCGGTGCCCTGGATCGCCTGAGGGCCCTGATCGCCTCGGAGCGGATCCGTTCCTCGCGCCGTCTGATCGCGCTGATGGCCTTCGTGATCGCACCGGTATCGGGAGTTGTACCCAACACGCCCGTGGTGGCATCACTGCTTCCCGTGGTGGAGGGCTGGTGCCAACGGCGCGGCATCTCACCATCCCGGGTGCTGCTGCCGTTGTCGTTTTCAACGGTTTTGGGGGGCACCCTCACCCTGCTGGGCAGCTCGGTGAATCTGTTGGTGAGCGACATCAGCGAACAACTGGGCTATGGCTCCCTCGATCTGTTCAGCTTCACCCTGATCAGCCTGCCAGTCTGGCTGGCCGGCGCCCTTTACCTGGTGATGGCTCCGAAAGTGCTGCTGCCGGACCGTGGTGCCACGACGGATGATCTGGGCAACACTAATAAAACGAGCAGTTACTGCACAGAAGTGCGCATCCCCCCAGACTCGGAGCTGGTGGGCCGCTCACTGCTGAACAGTCGGCTGCAGCGCCGTTTCGACGTGGACGTGCTGGAGCTGCAACGCGGTGGGGAGAGGTTGCTGCCCCCCCTGGCAGACCGACGTCTTGAAGCGGGCGATCGTCTGCTGCTGCGGGTCACCCGCCCGGATCTGCTGCGTCTCCAGCAGGATCACACGGTTCAGCTCACCACCCAGGGCCAGAACGCCGGATTCAGTCTGAACACCGAAGAAGCCAGCGGTCAGAAAACCGTGGAAGTGTTGCTGCCGGCTGGTTCCACGCTGGCCGGCGCCAGCTTGCGGGAATTGCGGTTCCGGCAACGCCACAACGCCACGGTGCTCGCCCTTCGCCGCGGCCAGGAAACCGTTCAGGAACGCCTTGGCCAGGTGATCCTGCGAGAGGGAGATGTGCTGCTGCTGCAGGCACCGATCGACTCCATCCGCGGCCTTCAGGCCAGCAATGACCTGTTGGTGCTGGATCGACTGGAGGATGACCTCCCGACCGTGCGGCGCAAGCCCGTGGCCGTCAGCATCGCCCTGGCCATGCTGCTGCTGCCGAGTCTCACCCCCATCCCCCTTGTGGCCGCAGTGCTGTTGGCCATGGTGAGCGTGGTGGCCACCGGCTGCCTTCGCCTTGGTGAACTGCAGCGCTCGATTCGGCTGGACGTGATCCTGCTGCTGGGATCCCTCACCAGTTTCAGCGTCGCCATGCAGAGCACGGGCCTGGCCGATGCCCTCGCCCTGGTGCTCCAGCAGGGGCTGGCTGGCTGGCCGAGCTATGCCGCGTTAATAGTTGTCTTCATCGGCACCACGCTGTTGACCCAAGTGATGAGCAATGCCGCCTCAGTCGCCCTGCTGGCGCCTGTGGCTGTGCAACTGGCTCCGTCCCTGCAGTTATCTCCCACCGCCTTGCTAATCACAGTGCTGTTCGGTGCCAGTCAGTCTTTTCTCACCCCAGTGGGATATCAGACAAACCTGATGGTGTTCGGCCCAGGCCGTTACCGATTTCTGGATGTCACCCGCTACGGACTCGGCCTGACGGTGATCATGACCGTTCTGGTGCCGGCCTTGATCCTCTGGCATTACGGCGGATCCTGAACAACACTGGTCAGATCTCGCGCGCGCCTGTGCCGATCGGAAGGGCCATCGAACGGAGCCAGGGCTGGCATCGTCGGCTCACGGTTCCCCAGTTCACTGTGGTGACCGGCTTGCTGGTGGTGCTGATCGGCACGCTGCTGCTGGCCACTCCGCTCTGCTCCTCAAGCAGCGTTGGGCTTTGGGAAGCGTTGTTCACCGCCACATCCGCCATCACGGTGACGGGCCTGTCGATCATCGACATCGGCACCGATCTCACGACCTTCGGCCAAGCGTTGCTGGCCTTGATGATCCTGGCGGGGGGCCTTGGCTTGATGGCCATCACCACGTTTCTCCAGGGCTTCGTGGTGCAGGGGACAGCCTTGCGACGCCGGCTGGACCGGGGGCAGGCCCTGGATGAATTCGGCGTGGGAGGCGTCGGGCGCACGTTTCGTGGCATTGCCCTGACGGCGACGCTGGTGATCCTGGTGGGGGCTGTGATCCTGTATCACTTCGGCTTCGATGACATCCCCAACCACGGAGAACGCCTCTGGGCGGCGGTGTTCCACAGCATCTCGGCTTACAACAACGCGGGGTTCGGGCTCTGGAGCGACAGCCTCGAGCGCTACCGCAGCAACGGCGTTGTGAATGCCGTGGTGATGCTGCTGATCGTGACCGGCGGCCTGGGGTGGCGGGTAACCAGCGATCTGAGCACGCAGCTGCTGCCCAGGCGGCGAAACCGCCGCCGTCTGAGCCTCCATTCACGGCTGGTGCTGCGCACCAATATGCTCTTGATCGCCTTCGGAGCTGGGGGACTGGTCCTGACGGAATGGTTGAACCAGGGCGAGATCTTCGCAGGCATGCCGTGGTCCGAGCGCTGGCTCACGGCCTTGTTCGAATCAGTGACAGCACGCACCGCCGGCTTCAGCACCGTGCCGCTCTCGCTCGACACCGTCACCGAATCCAGCCTGCTGTTGCTGATGGTGCTGATGTTCATCGGTGCCAGCCCTGGCGGCACCGGTGGTGGAATCAAAACCACCACAGTGGCCGCCTTGATGGCGGCCACCCGCTCCACCCTGCGGGGGCGGGAGGTGGTCGTGATCCGCAACAGAACCATCAACGACAAGGTGGTGCTGCGGGCCGTTGGCATCACGGTGGGCTCCCTTCTGTTCGTGATGGCCATGGCAATGCTGATCAGCATCGCCAGCAATTTGAACGGCAAGGATTCGTTCACCTTCATGGAAATGCTGTTCACCTGCATTTCCGCCTTCGCCACGGTGGGCCTGGATCTGGGGGTGACCGTTGAACTTCCCCGCTTCGGTCAGGCTGTGCTGATGGTGGGGATGTTTGTGGGACGGCTGGGGATCCTGCTGCTGCTGAGTGCGATCTGGGAAGCGATGACCCAGGAACAAATTCAGATGAATCGCCAGAATCGAATCGGATATCCCAGCGAGGATCTGTATGTCTGAGCGCGATCAGCGGGGGAGGCAGCGATGAAGGAGTGGTGGCAGTGGAGCCCAGCGCAGGGCAGCGAGAGACTCGGCTTCGCGATCATCGGCGTGGGCCGTTTCGGCATCGCCGTTTGTCGGGAACTGCTCCAGAACGGAGCGGATGTGCTGGCCGTGGACCGCTCAGAGCGAGCAGTGGATGAACTGCGTCAGGTAGAGCCCAGCGTGGAGGCCCGCGTCGTGGACTGCACCGACGAAGAGGCCCTGCGGGAAGCCGGCGTGCTCGACATGGGCACCGTGGTAGTGGCGATCAGTGAACCGATCGAGGCCAGCATCACCGCCACCTTGATCGCCAAAGACAGCGAGGGCAGCCGCGTGCGCCAGGTGATCGCGAGGGCAACAAGCGATCTGCACGAAAAAATGCTGAAGCGGGTGGGGGCCGACCGGGTGATCTTTCCCTCGCGCATGCAGGGGGAGCGTCTGGGGCTGGAGCTGGTGCGCCCCAACCTGATGGAACGGCTGGCCCTGGATGAACAGCACTGCATCGAGGAGATCAAGGTTCCAGAACCGTTTGTGGGCCGCTCGCTCAGGGATCTGAATCTGCGCAAGAACTTCAGGGTGAACGTGCTGGCGGCAGGACCGCAAAGCAGCCTGATGGTGAACCCACCGGCATCCCACGTGCTGGAGGAGGGGCACCTGCTTGTGGTGATGGGACTGGTGGACGACCTGCAGCGGCTACCCAGAAACTGAGCCGATGCACTGCCTCGGGCTGATGAGCGGAACCAGTGCTGACGGTGTTGATGCAGTGCTGGCGCGCTTCGACGGCCCACCCCAGCGTCCTCAGTGGTCCCTGCTACGCCACCACCATCAGTCCTATCCGCTCGAACTGCAGCGGCAGGTGGTGGCAGCCGGCCAGGGCGCTCCGATGCCGGCTGCCCTCTGGCTGGAGCTGGCCGAAGCCATCACAGAGGCGCAAGCCGAGGCGGCCCTGGCCTGCGACCCCGATGCCAAAGCTGAGCTGATCGGCTGCCATGGCCAGACCGTCTGGCACCGCCCCCCGGCCGACGAGGCACGAGGGGCCAGCTGGCAGATGCTGCTGGCCCCCCTGCTGGCCCATCGGCTGCAAAGGCCCGTGGTGCATGACTTCCGCGCCGCTGATCTGGCGCTTGGTGGGCAGGGAGCACCGCTCGTGCCCCGGGCTGATGCAGCGCTACTGGGGAGCACGCAGGGCTGGCGGGCACTGTTGAACCTGGGCGGCATTGCCAACCTCACCCTGATCCCCCCCTGCAGTGGAAACGACCGCCATGCCGCGGTCTTGGGCTGGGACTGCGGACCCGCCAACAGCCTGATCGACCTGGGCATGCGCCAGTTCACCAATGGCGCCCAAAGCTTCGACCAGGG is a genomic window containing:
- a CDS encoding NAD(P)/FAD-dependent oxidoreductase, yielding MRSPSSPTDAVVIVGGGFGGLFTALALQRRQPNCPIVLIEPRDRFLFQPLLYELLSDELQGWEVAPRYDQLLNNGICWIQDSVVGVDLTSQTIELASGDRLGWSQLVLATGSKGNDFGIPGVKEHSSGFRDLSDVSRLKQWLNNLHQQRGEAAGLIIVGAGPTGVELACKLTDLIDGAASVRLVEMGDEILPGSTAFNRERAQAALERKGVVVQLNTSVSEVKSSTAVLADGAVLPHAGLVWTAGSSPSIPPISPTPVLERGRLAIDDDLRLVSSANTFALGDLSARPGSPWPASAQVAMQQGDATAAAIATLRMDQEPQPFEFEDRGEMLSLGVGDATLTGMGLTLAGPLAFQLRRATYLTRLPGLSLGLRSAGAWLLNR
- the hflX gene encoding GTPase HflX, whose product is MKQSHLGGRCRGLRPSQQRQLERLSHRRHPEDCGADLLSLERLADLVLDLEMPLHLVLDGRGLCRLLWLGPLTGSDSLLQHLPATPRRSSGGWRLISCPFARKGLPHDPRDAVVALDIAPRHWLRFAPCPAADGARPAELLIPDPSQADGWRPFEQGDLRNLCLLTPDEPQPQNSSAAAGDERVLLLTLISGDERRDQRDLAELEGLVRSAGAEPVARTSQRRGQTNPQTIWGSGKLQEAALEIRRCQASLVITDRELTPVQARNLERLLSCPVSDRSELILDIFAQRAGSAAGRLQVELAQLRYRLPRLLGRGSSLSRQGGGIGTRGPGETQLEKDRRAISRRIERLLRDQRQLQSHRSRLRDQRRGLPRVALVGYTNAGKSSLLNALCGKRASDRVLAENKLFATLDPTTRKLDLPCPGTRPQRLLLTDTVGFIRDLPAPLVEAFRATLEEALDADVLLLVVDLADPDWEGHLDTVHRLLDDLGSTALRRVIANQIDRCEATAIETIHQRDPDALFLSAVRGDGLQGLQQWLREQFFDPGAESPQLTTGDSPPWPS
- a CDS encoding SLC13 family permease, whose product is MAELSSALQNPQALITLAVLGLAVVLLITGVIAPELTGLLSLSLLIATGVLNPQEALAGFGSPALITLLGLFPVSAALFKSGALDRLRALIASERIRSSRRLIALMAFVIAPVSGVVPNTPVVASLLPVVEGWCQRRGISPSRVLLPLSFSTVLGGTLTLLGSSVNLLVSDISEQLGYGSLDLFSFTLISLPVWLAGALYLVMAPKVLLPDRGATTDDLGNTNKTSSYCTEVRIPPDSELVGRSLLNSRLQRRFDVDVLELQRGGERLLPPLADRRLEAGDRLLLRVTRPDLLRLQQDHTVQLTTQGQNAGFSLNTEEASGQKTVEVLLPAGSTLAGASLRELRFRQRHNATVLALRRGQETVQERLGQVILREGDVLLLQAPIDSIRGLQASNDLLVLDRLEDDLPTVRRKPVAVSIALAMLLLPSLTPIPLVAAVLLAMVSVVATGCLRLGELQRSIRLDVILLLGSLTSFSVAMQSTGLADALALVLQQGLAGWPSYAALIVVFIGTTLLTQVMSNAASVALLAPVAVQLAPSLQLSPTALLITVLFGASQSFLTPVGYQTNLMVFGPGRYRFLDVTRYGLGLTVIMTVLVPALILWHYGGS
- a CDS encoding TrkH family potassium uptake protein; translated protein: MPIGRAIERSQGWHRRLTVPQFTVVTGLLVVLIGTLLLATPLCSSSSVGLWEALFTATSAITVTGLSIIDIGTDLTTFGQALLALMILAGGLGLMAITTFLQGFVVQGTALRRRLDRGQALDEFGVGGVGRTFRGIALTATLVILVGAVILYHFGFDDIPNHGERLWAAVFHSISAYNNAGFGLWSDSLERYRSNGVVNAVVMLLIVTGGLGWRVTSDLSTQLLPRRRNRRRLSLHSRLVLRTNMLLIAFGAGGLVLTEWLNQGEIFAGMPWSERWLTALFESVTARTAGFSTVPLSLDTVTESSLLLLMVLMFIGASPGGTGGGIKTTTVAALMAATRSTLRGREVVVIRNRTINDKVVLRAVGITVGSLLFVMAMAMLISIASNLNGKDSFTFMEMLFTCISAFATVGLDLGVTVELPRFGQAVLMVGMFVGRLGILLLLSAIWEAMTQEQIQMNRQNRIGYPSEDLYV
- a CDS encoding potassium channel family protein; this translates as MKEWWQWSPAQGSERLGFAIIGVGRFGIAVCRELLQNGADVLAVDRSERAVDELRQVEPSVEARVVDCTDEEALREAGVLDMGTVVVAISEPIEASITATLIAKDSEGSRVRQVIARATSDLHEKMLKRVGADRVIFPSRMQGERLGLELVRPNLMERLALDEQHCIEEIKVPEPFVGRSLRDLNLRKNFRVNVLAAGPQSSLMVNPPASHVLEEGHLLVVMGLVDDLQRLPRN
- a CDS encoding anhydro-N-acetylmuramic acid kinase — translated: MHCLGLMSGTSADGVDAVLARFDGPPQRPQWSLLRHHHQSYPLELQRQVVAAGQGAPMPAALWLELAEAITEAQAEAALACDPDAKAELIGCHGQTVWHRPPADEARGASWQMLLAPLLAHRLQRPVVHDFRAADLALGGQGAPLVPRADAALLGSTQGWRALLNLGGIANLTLIPPCSGNDRHAAVLGWDCGPANSLIDLGMRQFTNGAQSFDQGGAMAAQGHADELWIQRWLEEEYFQLAPPKSTGRECFGQADLNRRLKQLGGASAADAIATLTAFSAAVVAQDLEHLRQSVGIAPIELITAGGGSQNPVLIDELRRRCRGAQLDASSSLGVPTEAREALVFALLAWWQERGHPGNVPAVTGASREAVLGVRVNPA